CACTGCCCCATCAAAGCGAGTGAAGACGAAATGGTACATCAAATATTAAGACACATCATAGAACATGTATGCAATATGTCATACTTTATTTTTGTGTGATGGGGGAGTTTATACCTGGTTCATGGCTTCAACTAGAGTGATAGTCTTGCCGGTTCCTGGAGGTCCAAACACCAGGTAAGGAGCAGGCTTGGAGGCCCCAGACACGATGCGCTGGATGGCTGCATGTTGTTCCGGGTTGTTCTCCAGCTGACAATTAAACATGCTGGAGAAATGTGGAGGAAACATTGGACCATTGTTACTACAATGTCATATCATATGTGTCAACCTGTATTCTCCAAtcaaaaatatgtttaaaaagaTGCTGGAGACAGGAGGAGATAACGATCACTTAGATCACATGCCAGGCTTATCTGCTGTCATCAACTGTTTCCACTCAAACTGTTTGATCCGGAATAGGAAAATATGTTTTTGCATGTCAAGTACACACTGAAACCGAAGAAATGGAGCCACTAAACTACGAGAAGGTATGTGATGTAGAAACTAGATATGGGCCCCGCCAACTTGACACAGACAGAGCTGCCAGTTGGATCCTTTATTTGAATAAAACTCCTTGGGGAAATGTCTTGCTATCTTGTGATAAGCGTGGGACTTTTTAGGCTAACAAAAGGCAGACCATCTAGATTTCAAACTCATTAATGAGGTCTAGTCACTGACATGAAACCGAGAGGCCGGAAGGGAACAAAATTAGAAATATGAGAGGAGCCATTCACAATCTACGTTTTGAAATGTCATGGCGACACTCCTTACAAAATGGCATTATATAATGGGAATCACACCAACGCTTCTGTCTGTGACCTTCCTCTGAGAGAGATATTCATTCCTTCACACTTACAGTTTGTCATTTGGTATGAAATGTCATTGAAACACTTTAGATGAAGTTGCTCTCGTACTTGTGTAGCGACACTGTAATTACCGCAGATACATCATAGTAATTGGTTTGTGATTCCATACTAATGGAGTTGAACGGTTCTTGCGATTACATGAGTGTATAATGACACAACCATCTACCCACAACAACAGAGCAAAGCCAGTGTGAGTGCTTTGCTATTGGCTGGAAGGGGGGAATCCAGACCTGAGTTTGGGCATGTGGGTAGTCCGGACTCCAGACCCCGATGGGAAAAGCACCTCGTCCATCTGGTGCTTCTCTGCCAGGTCCACCGCCCGGTGCTGCAGCTTCAAGGGGAAACGGTTGATGGTGAACTCCACGTCAAACCTTGTGTTACTGATGAAGCTCTGCACCAGcctgagaggaagggagggggttgGAAAGTATCCTACAGATGGCCATTGCATTGTAACATTATGGGtggtctctctcttacctctttgAGAAGCCCAGCTTGACTCTTTCTAGCTCCACTCTATGAACGTAGCCTGTATACACTGTGATGGGTTGGACCTTGTCCTCAGACTTGGCCACTTTCAGGCAGTCTCCCCTAAGGACAGACGGCCTATTCTCTGCCACACCCGGGACCTGGTGAATATCATGGAGAAAGACACTCAGCATACTTATGGTTAGAGTGATATTTAGAGTCAGTGATCGTACCCATTCATTTGGGGTTGAGTTTTATATCACTGGATCTAAACAAAACAGAGCACGAGATGGGAACTCATTACACAACTTTgaggtaaaaacatttttttaaagactgTCAATTTAGTTCAGGAATGAACTATCACTTTAAGTCATCATTGTCCTCTCTGAtcattgtcctctctctctctctctccacacctgcattgcttgctgtttggggttttaggctgggtttctgtatagcactttgtgacatcagctgatgtaagaagggctttataaataaatgtgattgattgattgacaacTGCAGGCATACAGTACATTATGGCCTTTTGCCTTTTCTTACTTGTAGAACCAGGAGTCTTCTGTTGTCCCTGTCCTGAGTCATGGTTTGGTGATGGAGGTCATATTTCTTGATGTCCACCTCCATCTGGATCTCCTCCAGGTGCAGCAGGAGGTGGAAGCGATGGTGGTAGTTCCTCATCTTCAGGGGGCATTTAAGGAGGTTTCTGGGAAgaacatagacagagaccagacagaatTGTCAATGAGAATGACCTTCAAGTACAGGAgctatcagtctggggaggatgGGGTCTAGGCAGTTATTGAtcccagcaggcaggcaggcagcacactGACCTCACCGATGAGAGCTTCTGTCTGGCTGTAGGTGAGAGGTACTCAGAGTCCTCCAGTCTCTGTTTAGCCAGGTCCTTCAGATAAAAGGGATACTTATAGTCTCTGAGTTTCACTAGCATTTTCAGAGGCTGGACAACAGATCTGCCGTGACAAATGAGAACGATGAAATGTAACGTTTGACTATAAGGAATATCATTATCAAGCCACATAAACAATGTGAAAAGAAAGTTCATTAGAATTAGAACAAAGTATGTACAGTATACGACTATTGATGAAAATGGGTAAACAAATGGGTAAACATCACTTTTGTCTTACTGTACCTTTCAGGGGGCTCTCCCTCAACTATCACCGTGTCCACAGGCTTGTATGGCGCCACTTGACAAGGCTTGAAGGGAGCGAAAGGCCCCAGCTCCACAGCTAAGTGAGTCCTGGCTGAtgcctccatctccctcactatGCAGAAGGGCTTAGAGGAGCCTGGAGGGTTTGACTCCGTGCAGAACTCAAAGTACATGGTGGCAGGGAAATGGCCATAATGATGCAGCCAATAGTGAACCTCTACATCATAGCTTTCCCCTGTGAAAATCAAcacaacacatacagtgggggtaaaaaaagtatttgatcccctgctgattttgtacgtttgcccactgacaaagaaatgatcagccTATAATTTTAattgtaggtttatttgaacagtgagagacagaataacaacaaaaaaatccagaaaaaagcATGTCAACAATGTTAAAAATGGATttacattttaatgagggaaatacgtatttgaccccctctcaatcagaaagatttctggctcccaggtgtcttttatgcaggtaacaagctgagattaggagcacaatcttaaagggagtgcttctaatctcagcttgttacctgtatgaaagacacctgtccacagaagcaatcaatcaatcagattccaaactctccaccatggccaagaccaaagagctctccaaggatgccagggacaagattgtagacctacacaaggctggaatgggctacaagaccatcgccaagcagctaggtgagaaggtgacaacaatTGGTGCGATTTTTggaaatggaagaaacacaaaagaactgtcaatctccctctgcctggggctccatgcaagatctcacctcgtggagttgcaatgatcatgagaatggtgaggaatcagcccagaactacacgggaggatcttgtcaatgatctcaaggcagctggaaccatagtcaccaagaaaacaattggtaacacactacgccgtgaaggactgaaatcctgcagcgcccgcaagatccccctgctcaagaaagcacatatacatgcccgtctgaagtttgccaatgatcaTCTGAATGATTGAGggcaactgggtgaaagtgttgtggtcagatgagaccaaaatggagctctttggcatcaactcaactcgccatgtttggaggaggaggaatgctgactatgaccccaagaacaccacccCCTCCGtcaaacattatgctttgggggtgtttgactgctaaggggacaggacaacttccccgcatggacggggccatgtactgtcaaatcttgggtgagaaccttcttccctcagccagggcattgaaaatgggtcgtggatgggtattccagcatgacaatgacccaaaacacacggccaaggcaacaaaggagtggctcaagaagaagcacattaaggtcctggagtggcctagccagtctccagaccttaatcccatagaaaatctgtggagggagctgaaggttcgagttgccaaacgtcagccttgaaaccttaatgacttggagaagatctgcaggagtgggacaaaatccttcctgagatgtgtgcaaacctggtggccaactacaagaaacgtctgacctctgtgattgccaacaagggttttgccaccaagtactaagtcatgttttgcagaggggtcaaatacttatttccctcattaaaatgcaaatcaatttataacatttttgacatgcatttttctggatttttttgttgttattctgtctctcactgttcaaataaacctaccattcaaattatagacggatcatttctttgtcagtgggcaaacatacaaaatcagcaggggatcaaatacttttttccctcactgtacccAGGCAGGGTTTAATAGAGAGGGTGTGAGGGCAAACTCACTAGAAGTTCATTTATTTTAAGGTGTTAATTTGTTTGCAAAGCCTAAAGAATTCAGACAAATTTTACCGTGCATTGAGACAGATGGTGCTCGAGTTTTTCTCACCTGGACATAGGAAGAGCGGACAGGCCCGAGTCACTCTTCTCTCGTCCATCAGTGTAAAACAGCGGATCCTGTGCAGAGCTGTGTAATAGGTGAAATACACACAACTCGCTCCGTTGTTAGAAATATAGAACTTGACTGCAAACGTTTCCTGCAGGCGCTCCACGTTGAACGTGACTTTACCATTGGTCATCTCAGGATCTGAAGTGATCTCAATGCCGCCCTTGTCAGAGGTCAACtctgccctgagagagagagagagagagagagagagagagagagagagagaggggaggacataCCAGTCAAACCACAGAAGATCATCATCTACATGATCCCCATACAATCTAGATAGGACATGGACCAACTGCTGCAACAAATCTAATGGCTATCTTGTTGTCACATCTGACTGGTCACTAACCAGTCTTATACAGTAGGAGCTCACACAATATCTCACCTGTTCACCTTTAGGCTTTGGAGGATTTCTTTAGCGAGCCTCTTCTTGGGTGTCAACACAGTGTCGACAGGGGTAGCGGAAGaggatgtgagaggagagaaaggctCTGGGGCTCCTCCATTTTCCTGAGGTGTGATATTGTCCTGTTGTTGACGTACTGAAGGTCTCCTCCACTGGTCACAGTAGTACACTCGGACCTGTCATACCAGAGACCAGGAAGAAGATATTGTCTAGGGCGGTGGTTCCCAAACCTTTAATTGTccagtaccccttcaaacattcaacctccagctgcgtacccctctagcaccagagtctcagtcttaaattattttccacacagtctgtgcctgtattcgGTTTTCATGCtggtgagggctgagaatccactctcacatactgtaggtatgtggctgcaaagggcatcagtgtcttaacagctcgattagccaaggcaggatactctgagcacagcccaatccagaaatctagcagtggcttctgattgAATTAAATTTTCTCAGAaccacttgttgcaatttcgatgaggctctcttgtcaGTAAGGCATGCAACAaaagggataacaaatccagtttgtgtcatccgtttcgggaaagtacctgtgcaattgcgcacccaactcactcagttGCTTTGCTATATCACATCTGACATTGTCCTTAAGCTTGAGTTAatttacacacaaaaaaatcatacaatgatggaaagacctgtgtgttgtctttgttaatgcagacagagaagatctcccaacttcttaatcatagcctcaattctgtcccacacattgaatgtagttgcggagagtccctgtaatcctagattcagatcattcaggcgagaaaaaacatcacccagacaggCCAGTCTTGTGAGAAACTCCTCATCATGCCAGccgtcagacaagtgaaaattatggtcagtaaacaAAACTTTAAGCTcttctctcaatttaaaaaaacgtgtcaatattTTGTCCCTTGGTAACCAGCGCACTTCTaagtatgttgtaaaagcgttacacggtcgctgcccatatcattgcatagttcagaaaatacacaagagttcaggggccttgtttttacaaagttaaccattttcactgtagtttCCAAAACGTATCTTAAGCTGTCCGACATtaccttggcagcaagagcctctcggtggatactGCAGTgcacccaagtggcgtcgggaccaattgcttgcacgcgcgttaccactccactatgtctccctgtcatggcttttgcgccatcagtacagataccaacacatcttgaccaccaaagtccacttgatgtcacaaagctgtccagtactttaaacatatcctctcctgttgtcctggtttccagtagtTTGCAGAAGAGCAtatcttccttaattgaccccccataaacgtaacggacatataccaggagctgtgccaggcccgccacgtctgttgactcatccagctgtaacgcatataattcagtggcttgtatgcgaagcagtaattgtttcaaaacaactCCAGTCATGTCGCttatgcgtcgtgaaacagtgctgtttgatgaaggcattgtctgtataattttttggccttttcccccagcattgtcccagccatatccaccGTAGCCGGAattaattaagtcctccacaatagtatggggcttgcctgtcctagccactcagtagctcaccatataagatgcttctagccccttctaattaatggtatctgttgcttttatacacgTCTTACTACGCGAAAGTCGTCTTAACTCTCGCTCATAAAACTCacatggcttatttttcaaattggcatgctTTGTTTCTAAAAGTCttcgcaagagtgaaggtttcattgagttgtgcgatagtacttttgcactgtggctgaggaaaggcacaactaccaatataagtgaaccccatatcaatgtagttctcatcaaatttgcacctcttcgatggtccaacgtccctgtctgttgtttggtgctttcccgggtaagagGGCAGTAGCTCattggctgcatcagattcacaacggtcagtgtccatgctagctgggataactgtagaattactgatgctaagCATTGGATGTggtcgtggaagcagaacaacttatgtcgtcgacaggtgcaggtacTACCAGTAAAGCTGGGATGTGTCTCTATGGCGCGGGCCTtactttttttaaccatttatcagcaaaaggaatgagcagcagctacgtttggctacgtaccgaccgttagtggaattcccgcgagagagtaacggttaatgtgattggatgttaattatttgactaggctacctgtatttgacattgtgttgttatttcactgaacactagattattttattttatttttggcagttaaacgaggctactcaggcgagagagaaaaaacacacacaaatgtatagccctgttggaaaatataaattaaccgtttgaaaatgtgtttttttttatttatttttttataaatgtgaatcacgtttttatttggcgtaccccagtttgggaatacctggtctAGGGCATATCCACAAGGGTGTAAAGGGGATATTGGGCTCTATGTATTACCTGACAAGCACATAGCCCATATGCGGATCAATCATCTGTTTCACTTGTCTTCCCTTTGGCCAAACATTGAGTGGTGCCTTAGTTTGAGGCTGAGCCTCACATCAAGAACATAAtaactacagtagaatagagctgATTGGGGTTGGAAAGTGCAACAAGGTATTATTACCTGGGGTTTGACATTAAAGTATAATTTCCCCTGTCGTATGCGGACTTTGTTGAATTTCAGCAGGGCATATAGAACGTTGGAAAAGTGGGGGTCTTTCAGTCCTTCCCTGAAAAACAAAACCATGTAGTCATATGTCAGCTGTCTGACTGAAGCATACGGTGTACTATTAGGCCGTATGTGACAGGTCAGGTGTCACAGTTAGTTAGCCTTTGAAAACCAATCCCTTTCATTACCTGAATTTGAATTCTAAATCGTAAATGTCACGAAGTTCTTTTCTATCCGACATAGTCGATTTCCTTTCTCCGAGGAATTCTATGAAGTCCAATCCGGATTCGAGCGAGTCCATGAGCGACGGCATGTTGCAACGTAACAACGATTGATAGTGTTTTGAATAATGATTGTATTGCAGACAGTGGAAACAAATTAAAGGTATTGGCTATGGTCAAAATGGCAACCCCCTATTCGCTTTTCGGCGCCGTGTGTTCACGTGTGCATACAGTAAATACTGTTTCAGCGTTTCAGGGACATATCTGCAAAGTGCTTACTGAGCGCAGGAACGAAAAGTAGTTTGAAACCAAACTTTCACAGAATATGAACGTGTAAATTATGTAGTGTTCATATTAAATCACATAGTACCTTTAATATTTGATACATGTTAAGATTAATATACTCATGATAAAAAGAGAAGTCTTTACTTTAGCATGAATTAACGTTAGTCCTTCCCAGGGCAGTTTGTTACATAATCCCTACAATTGAAACTATTACAATGAAACTGTGTACGTGATGCAAACAATCCGGCATGGATCGCACATCACTTATTTTTGATCTGAAACATCGATTTCTAGCTTTTGAGTTTAGTATTCCAAGAAAAGCGATTGTGTTGTCCGTCAACCCTTCCCTGTTCATTGTGGTATGATTGTGTATTTCAAATtgtttaaatcttttttttttacataatctAACTGGGCCAGTTTTCACCAAAACAGCACGTCAATATAAGATTATCACGCGAGTATTATGAAGGAAAGGTTATACACACagcgccttcggaaagtattcagaccccttcccttattccactttattttttttcttactttagccttattctaaaattgatcaaattaaCATTTTTCCaatcaagctacacacaatacccaataatgacaaagcgaaaacaggtcaAGAAATTTTGCAAGTGTATGTTTTTTTCCACATAAATaccctatttacataagtattcagaccctttgtttgAGAATCGaaataaattgagctcaggtgaatcctgtttccattgatcatccttgagatattttaTAACTtgggagtccatctgtggtaaattcaagcgattggacatgatttggaaaggcgcacacaatattatatatggtcccacagttgagtgcatgtcagagcaaaaatcaagccatgaggtcaaaggaatcgtccgtagagctccgagacgggattgagtcgaggcacagatctggggaagggtaccaaaacatttctgcagcattgaaggtccccaagaacagtggcctccatcattcttaaatggaagaagtttgaaccaCCAATGACCATGACTCTtcgtagagctggccgcccagacaAACTGAGCATCCGGggcagaagggccttggtcagggagatgaccaagaacccgattgtcactgtgacaagagctccagagttactctgtggagatggaagaaccttccaggttaaggacaaccatctctgaagcactccaccaatcaggcctttatggtagtggccagacagaagccactcctcagtaaaaggaacatgacagcctgcttggtgttggccaaaatgcacctaaaggactctgaccatggaaaacaagattctctggtctgatgaaaccaagactgaactatttggcctgaatgcaaagcatcACATCCTGAGGAagcatggcaccatccctatacagtgaagcatggtggcagcatcatgctgtggggatgtttttcagtgtcagggactgggagactagtcaggattcgagggaaagatgaatggagcaaagtacggaggtccttgatgaaaacctgccccagagcactcaggacttaGGTTaagccctaagcacacagccaagacaatgcaggagtggcttcgggacaagcctctgaatgcctttgagtggcccagctcgAGCCCGGACTAGAACCTGATCAAAAAAcactggagacctgaaaatagctgtgcagcaatgctccccatccaacctgacagagattgagaagTTCTGCAGAGAAGAACCGGAGAAACTCCCCAGATACAAGTGTGccagcttgtagcttcatacccaagaatcgaggctgtaaccactgccaaaggtgcatcaacagTGTAcggagcaaagggtctgaatacttatctttt
This genomic window from Oncorhynchus nerka isolate Pitt River linkage group LG2, Oner_Uvic_2.0, whole genome shotgun sequence contains:
- the mov10a gene encoding putative helicase mov-10-B.1 isoform X1, producing the protein MPSLMDSLESGLDFIEFLGERKSTMSDRKELRDIYDLEFKFREGLKDPHFSNVLYALLKFNKVRIRQGKLYFNVKPQVRVYYCDQWRRPSVRQQQDNITPQENGGAPEPFSPLTSSSATPVDTVLTPKKRLAKEILQSLKVNRAELTSDKGGIEITSDPEMTNGKVTFNVERLQETFAVKFYISNNGASCVYFTYYTALHRIRCFTLMDERRVTRACPLFLCPGESYDVEVHYWLHHYGHFPATMYFEFCTESNPPGSSKPFCIVREMEASARTHLAVELGPFAPFKPCQVAPYKPVDTVIVEGEPPERSVVQPLKMLVKLRDYKYPFYLKDLAKQRLEDSEYLSPTARQKLSSVRNLLKCPLKMRNYHHRFHLLLHLEEIQMEVDIKKYDLHHQTMTQDRDNRRLLVLQVPGVAENRPSVLRGDCLKVAKSEDKVQPITVYTGYVHRVELERVKLGFSKRLVQSFISNTRFDVEFTINRFPLKLQHRAVDLAEKHQMDEVLFPSGSGVRTTHMPKLSMFNCQLENNPEQHAAIQRIVSGASKPAPYLVFGPPGTGKTITLVEAMNQLNRVDPLCHILACAPSNSASDLLCERLLGHMDPHCVYRLYASSRPLSTVPQNLLKHCNWDASQDSFVFPTKEVLMGYKVIITTLVTAGRLVSGGIPVGHFTHVFIDESGQAVEPESIIGIAGLLHPEEGQLVLAGDPQQLGPILRSPLAMQYGMGISLLERLMKDNPLYQKDGEFGHFDSRFVTKLLRNYRSHPAILKIPNELFYEKELQVFADQWDRETYCNWEHLPKEGFPLIFHGVLGKDEREGNSPSFFNVSEIEVLVDYLTKLMKTQGKKGLPKLSPKDIGIIAPYRKQVEKIQKALNFVKELSQWKDIKELKVGSVEEFQGQERKIIMVSTVRSSINYVKMDQDFNIGFLTNEKRFNVAMTRAKALLIVVGNPVILNKDPTWERFISYCVEEQGYTGFDFTDAEGEEDVVTRLASLKITVESSTGLAEESDL
- the mov10a gene encoding putative helicase mov-10-B.1 isoform X2, translated to MPSLMDSLESGLDFIEFLGERKSTMSDRKELRDIYDLEFKFREGLKDPHFSNVLYALLKFNKVRIRQGKLYFNVKPQVRVYYCDQWRRPSVRQQQDNITPQENGGAPEPFSPLTSSSATPVDTVLTPKKRLAKEILQSLKVNRAELTSDKGGIEITSDPEMTNGKVTFNVERLQETFAVKFYISNNGASCVYFTYYTALHRIRCFTLMDERRVTRACPLFLCPGESYDVEVHYWLHHYGHFPATMYFEFCTESNPPGSSKPFCIVREMEASARTHLAVELGPFAPFKPCQVAPYKPVDTVIVEGEPPERTWLNRDWRTLSTSHLQPDRSSHRNLLKCPLKMRNYHHRFHLLLHLEEIQMEVDIKKYDLHHQTMTQDRDNRRLLVLQVPGVAENRPSVLRGDCLKVAKSEDKVQPITVYTGYVHRVELERVKLGFSKRLVQSFISNTRFDVEFTINRFPLKLQHRAVDLAEKHQMDEVLFPSGSGVRTTHMPKLSMFNCQLENNPEQHAAIQRIVSGASKPAPYLVFGPPGTGKTITLVEAMNQLNRVDPLCHILACAPSNSASDLLCERLLGHMDPHCVYRLYASSRPLSTVPQNLLKHCNWDASQDSFVFPTKEVLMGYKVIITTLVTAGRLVSGGIPVGHFTHVFIDESGQAVEPESIIGIAGLLHPEEGQLVLAGDPQQLGPILRSPLAMQYGMGISLLERLMKDNPLYQKDGEFGHFDSRFVTKLLRNYRSHPAILKIPNELFYEKELQVFADQWDRETYCNWEHLPKEGFPLIFHGVLGKDEREGNSPSFFNVSEIEVLVDYLTKLMKTQGKKGLPKLSPKDIGIIAPYRKQVEKIQKALNFVKELSQWKDIKELKVGSVEEFQGQERKIIMVSTVRSSINYVKMDQDFNIGFLTNEKRFNVAMTRAKALLIVVGNPVILNKDPTWERFISYCVEEQGYTGFDFTDAEGEEDVVTRLASLKITVESSTGLAEESDL